A single genomic interval of Halomonas sp. GT harbors:
- a CDS encoding DNA cytosine methyltransferase — MKRQPPHWRTQYALDYEGEINVDLFAGGGGASTGLEIGLKRPAHVAINHDPDAISMHTANHPGADHYETDVYEVDPIAATHGRPVGWLHASPDCTHHSQARGGQPRKRAIRSLSWVVHKWAGLVRPRVISLENVEQILQWGPLVAKRCKETGRVMKIDGTVAAPGERTPINEQFLVPDKKRRSQNWRHFIGGLRALGYEVEWRTIAACDFGAPTTRKRLYLITRRDGQPIVWPTPTHARKPAKGQKRYASAASCIDWSDLGKSIFNRPRPLAENTLKRIAKGIDKFVIGAAEPFIVPIANYGTGEVVQPINEPLRTITAWPKGGSFAVASPCLVQLAHGQGKPGGVQRWGIGSRDIEEPMNTITASSGMAVATAFMAQMNGGFYEGAGRSADDPLSTITGRGTQQQIVTAHLMVQRQNQHGADVTEPLQTITAGGLHHGLVRCTLSQEVEESALQVAAFLMRYHSTGGQWADLHDPMTTVTTKDRLALVTVYIKGTPYVIVDICLRMLKPRELYRAQGFPDSYIIDRGHDGKPFTITAQTRMCGNSVSPLPMAALAAANDHQVVELNHMEGVA, encoded by the coding sequence ATGAAACGACAACCTCCCCACTGGCGCACCCAGTACGCCCTCGACTACGAAGGCGAAATCAACGTCGATCTATTCGCCGGCGGTGGCGGTGCCAGCACCGGATTAGAGATAGGTTTGAAGCGACCTGCGCACGTCGCCATCAATCACGATCCCGACGCCATCAGCATGCACACCGCCAATCATCCAGGTGCAGACCACTATGAAACCGATGTGTACGAAGTGGACCCGATTGCCGCCACGCATGGGCGCCCGGTTGGCTGGCTGCATGCCAGCCCGGATTGTACCCATCACAGCCAAGCCCGTGGCGGGCAACCACGCAAACGTGCTATCCGCTCGCTAAGCTGGGTCGTTCACAAATGGGCAGGCCTAGTGCGCCCGCGTGTTATCTCACTGGAGAACGTCGAGCAAATACTGCAGTGGGGCCCACTGGTCGCCAAACGCTGCAAAGAAACCGGCCGTGTAATGAAAATCGATGGCACCGTAGCCGCTCCCGGTGAACGAACGCCGATCAATGAACAGTTCCTGGTACCGGATAAGAAACGCCGGAGCCAGAATTGGCGGCACTTCATCGGGGGCTTACGGGCACTAGGTTATGAAGTGGAGTGGCGTACTATCGCCGCTTGTGACTTTGGCGCCCCCACAACACGCAAGCGTTTATATCTGATCACCCGCCGAGATGGCCAGCCCATCGTCTGGCCGACACCGACTCACGCCCGCAAACCCGCCAAGGGCCAAAAGCGCTATGCATCGGCGGCATCGTGTATTGACTGGTCAGACCTTGGCAAAAGCATCTTCAACAGACCCCGCCCGCTAGCAGAGAACACACTGAAACGCATCGCAAAGGGCATTGATAAGTTCGTGATCGGCGCCGCTGAGCCGTTCATTGTGCCGATTGCCAATTACGGAACCGGTGAAGTCGTTCAGCCTATTAATGAACCGCTACGCACTATCACTGCATGGCCTAAAGGCGGCAGCTTCGCGGTGGCTTCGCCCTGCTTAGTTCAGCTCGCCCACGGACAAGGAAAACCCGGTGGCGTCCAGCGCTGGGGAATTGGCAGCCGCGACATTGAAGAACCTATGAACACAATCACGGCCAGCAGTGGCATGGCAGTGGCCACTGCATTCATGGCACAGATGAATGGCGGCTTTTATGAAGGCGCTGGCAGATCCGCCGATGACCCACTAAGCACCATCACCGGTCGCGGTACCCAACAACAGATCGTCACCGCCCACTTGATGGTTCAACGCCAAAACCAGCACGGTGCCGACGTAACCGAACCACTCCAGACAATTACAGCAGGCGGCCTTCACCATGGTCTAGTGAGATGCACGCTCTCCCAAGAGGTAGAAGAAAGCGCCCTGCAGGTCGCCGCGTTCCTGATGCGCTACCACAGCACCGGCGGCCAATGGGCAGACCTGCACGACCCGATGACCACCGTGACCACGAAAGACCGGCTTGCCCTGGTGACCGTCTACATCAAAGGCACGCCCTACGTGATCGTGGATATCTGCCTGCGCATGCTCAAGCCCCGCGAGCTCTACCGCGCCCAAGGCTTCCCAGATAGCTACATCATCGATCGCGGCCACGATGGCAAACCGTTCACCATTACCGCGCAAACCCGCATGTGCGGCAACAGCGTCAGCCCGCTCCCCATGGCAGCACTCGCCGCCGCTAACGATCACCAGGTAGTAGAGCTCAACCACATGGAGGGCGTGGCATGA
- a CDS encoding site-specific integrase — protein sequence MGNQRSNQEGVRAASSSSIEIDFYYQGTRCRERLKLQPSPANLKKAAQHRAAVISSIDAGTFDYQVTFPRSKNARKFMRQDRLDTYLRQWLDLKRPTHKASTIKTYTTIIERQLIPQFGKLLLAEVTRPQVRTWVASLSCGNKRLANIVMVLRSALDDAVNDELLDSNPLHGWHYRLKEAPGPKKGPDPFTREEQAAILAAARDNIRPLFQFAFWTGLRPSEYIALEWGDIDWHRMEITVNKSITTAAKGEAEDTKTTAGRRTVALLPPATQALKAQMQYTRLHPSGRIFLWPRSQKPLSGDNDIREKLWRPVVIRSGVRYRTLYQTRHTYGSMMLSAGEPLAWVSKQMGHRDVVFTARTYAQWIPNTSPELGLRAVEMFGGSQL from the coding sequence GTGGGTAACCAAAGGAGCAACCAAGAAGGCGTCCGCGCTGCGTCCAGCAGTAGCATCGAAATCGACTTCTACTACCAGGGCACGCGCTGCCGCGAACGACTCAAGCTCCAGCCCAGCCCCGCTAACCTGAAAAAAGCGGCGCAACATCGCGCCGCGGTAATTTCATCGATCGACGCCGGCACGTTTGATTACCAAGTTACCTTCCCCCGCAGCAAAAATGCACGCAAGTTCATGCGCCAGGATCGGCTTGATACTTACCTGCGGCAGTGGCTCGATCTAAAGCGGCCCACTCACAAGGCCTCAACGATCAAAACCTACACCACTATTATTGAGCGGCAATTGATCCCTCAGTTCGGCAAGCTTCTACTTGCCGAAGTCACACGCCCCCAAGTGCGCACGTGGGTAGCCTCGCTTAGTTGCGGCAACAAGCGCTTGGCCAATATCGTGATGGTTCTGCGGTCGGCGCTAGACGATGCCGTCAATGATGAACTTCTCGATTCAAACCCTCTCCACGGCTGGCACTACCGCTTGAAAGAAGCACCAGGGCCAAAGAAAGGCCCTGATCCTTTCACACGTGAAGAGCAAGCGGCGATACTCGCTGCAGCGCGAGACAATATACGCCCACTGTTCCAGTTCGCATTCTGGACAGGCCTTAGACCGAGTGAGTACATCGCGCTGGAATGGGGTGATATCGATTGGCACCGTATGGAAATAACGGTGAACAAATCCATTACCACCGCAGCAAAAGGAGAAGCCGAAGACACAAAAACAACTGCAGGCAGACGCACAGTCGCCCTGCTACCACCCGCCACCCAGGCGCTCAAAGCACAAATGCAATACACCAGGCTTCACCCCAGTGGCCGCATCTTCTTGTGGCCACGCAGCCAGAAGCCACTCAGCGGCGACAACGATATAAGAGAGAAGCTTTGGCGCCCGGTTGTGATCCGCTCAGGTGTTCGCTACAGAACGCTCTACCAGACGCGTCACACATACGGTTCGATGATGCTATCCGCAGGCGAGCCGCTAGCTTGGGTCAGCAAGCAGATGGGGCACCGAGACGTGGTGTTCACCGCCCGCACCTACGCACAATGGATACCCAACACCTCCCCCGAGCTGGGCCTTCGCGCAGTCGAGATGTTCGGGGGTAGTCAGCTTTAA